ggatatttttcttctttttctgacgttaagccttcagtgagcagctagaacatattcagcttctgtctgtgtttcatttcacgggaggttcgttcttctgagctgctctaaaatgagaaactccctcttgtggtgaaacagaagactacacctttcatgtcgagtggtgttttattagaaggagaataaccaatttgtcaatattaatttacctcaCAAAAGGAACacaatataaatgctgatcattacaataagttaaataaagcatcagttcagagagaaagtttatccattactgcttgtttttgtccagatgatgaaggaaaaatgtgttttaaagaaacctgcgcagtgatatcgaacgtttgggctgtgtgaccggaacttcttttttaggtgtggtttatcactttttaatcctcACCCagcagtagggctgccacgattagtcgactaattgacgacgaatcgactattaaattagtcgacgactaatttaatagtcgattagtcgttactttatattatatggagtcagagtgtagtaaagttaaaagataTAATAgcatcctgctagctttttggactattttgacatttattgaggattattaggctatttttgagtttagctaatatttcagctacatgctagctatgttggctaatttaggattttgtttaggctattttggagtttagccaatatttcagctgcatgctatctgttttggctaatttagttttcttcattttttttcggCTAGTTTGGAGCTTGGCTAATATNNNNNNNNNNNNNNNNNNNNNNNNNNNNNNNNNNNNNNNNNNNNNNNNNNNNNNNNNNNNNNNNNNNNNNNNNNNNNNNNNNNNNNNNNNNNNNNNNNNNNNNNNNNNNNNNNNNNNNNNNNNNNNNNNNNNNNNNNNNNNNNNNNNNNNNNNNNNNNNNTTTTTTTTTCGGCTagtttggagcttagctaatatttcagctacatgctacctatTAGGtccaatttaggattttttcagttttaaagctaataatggttaagatgtgtgctttacatccagtttgtgcatgacccgatcagtcgactaatcgtaaaaaataatcagtgattggttgactattaaaataatcatttgtggcagcactaatgttGAATATGTGGGATTGTTTATAACCTACTGTTATGGGCTGTGAAACAAAGTTAACATTTGCTCAGTTATGAATCATAATTAGGAATGCATttgcactttaagtgacagcagaatgttaaagGTTACGAAAGAGCACACATTACAAGGAGGCaagtttatccatccatctttttgtccgcttcttccctttctgggttgctggagcctatcccggctactgatgggcgaaggcggggtccaccctggacaggtctccagtctgtctcagggcctcaatcacacacattcactctcacattcacacctagggacaatttagagtcaccaatgaacctatgaagcatgtttttggacggtgggaggaagccggagtccccggtgaaaacccacgcatgcacggggagaacatgcaaactccacacagaaaggtcccagccgggattcgaaccggggccttctcgctgtgaggcgagagcgctatgTACAAAAGTTATTTGTCAATCGAACTAcacatttgaattaaataaaggaaCAGAGAAGTGAATTATGGTCTGAATGTTGCTGCATGTTCAGACCCGGTCTACCGAATCGACAGGGTTACTGGACCTCTTGCCAAATTAGTTGAGGAGTCCTGATCCGATCCTCTGTGGACATGAAGTTCTGCTGGGACATCACAGAACCTCCGTCAAACAAACGGTAGAAATGGGGACGGAGTGGAGCATCTGCCTGCACACACGATCCTAAACTCCCTGAACCTCACGCgcggagggggcggggttagtGCCAGCGCAGCGGCTCGTACCTGAAGGAGCTCGCGCGGACATCGTTGCTGCTCCTCGGAGCCTCGGTCCGGACGGGTCCAGACCCAACAGAACCCGACCCGGAACACTGCCGCGCGGGAAAACACGCAGCTACTGCCTAAAGACGGACCGGAACCGACAGAACCCGGACCGTGTCCGAACCGCAGCCAAACACACTGACCACGGAGACCGCCATTTTGTAGGAGTGTCCTGACGAATCACAGCAGACCCCCTCCCGACTTCCCATAAGCCCTTGCGATGGAGAAACGTTTGATTCACTGCTGAgtgaaaatctgttaaaaaaaacagataaaaatgtaaacaaacaacagaggaaaaaagaaacaaagggaaaaactgaaataactgagatgaagaagatgatttaaaatacaaatgtaaagagatttaaatgttatttattaaatgatCAGATGACAAATCTTGTACTATCTTTAGAAGGTATACCAACACAAATGACAGTGTGTCCTTCCCCTCATGAACCgtgctgtggtgcagcggtggGCCAGCTCACGCCCTCCCTGTAGTGGACACAAGACCTGTAGTAAACCTGTTCACCCTGATAAAGGTCAACAAaggatgacctttgaccctctTCACCTGCAGTTCTTCAGCATGGTAGAGAGGAGCTCCTGGTGTCTGGATCAGGATCATTTGTGTCTGGATTAAACTGATCATCTCCTTTCATTGATGCACCTGTGGAGTCGGTGGAGCAGCCCATTCCATCAGCAGGGGGAGGTCCTGAAGAGAAGGTCACATGTTGCCCAAACAACCCCCCCCATGCTGGTTGAACGACCAGCCGGCCCCCGACACGCTGAGCTGCAGACGGCGTCCTGCTCTCCTGACTCCAGCAGACCGAACCCCCCAGCTCTGATCCGACAGGGAAGACCTCAGCAATGCCAGGTAGGTGACGAAGTGTTCTTCAGGTGTTCGGACCTGGAACCAGAACCTGGAAGGAACCAGCTGGAGCCTCCACCCCCTGAATGTCAGAGTTTTAAACTGGTGCTGTTGAACGTGTAGCATTGTGGACTCATCGCTGCAGCAGTAGATCCTGGCTAACAGGatgtcttatttttaaaggaactcATTTTCTGAAACTGTGTCATGCTTAGAAATGTTGTAGCAGATCCCTCAGGGTTCTGGTCTGAAGGGTCCAGAAGGTTCTTTTAGTGCTGAAGGTTGGAGATACCTGTACTGTGGAGATGAAGGATCACAGAGATGAAGTGGGAGGGGCTTGTAGTCCTGGCAGAGGGGGTTCAGGCAGGAGGTTCTGACCCGGCTGCCAGGGCCTGATTGGTCGGGTTTTTCCTGAAACCTCTTCACGACCATGTTCCAGATGTTCTGTAGAACTACACCTTGGTTTTGTGAGCTGAGGCAGACGCTGACCCACAGCAGCAGCTGGGTTCAAATCTCACCTTCTCCTGtctctcctgctgcagcagacgAGGCGTTTGTGACTCTGGTCACCTCGGACTCCAGCTCCCAGGGCGCCGCGGTCGTGGCTCGCAGCTTGCGGCGACACGGGACGACTCGGCGCATCGTTGTCATGGTTACGCCAAACGTCTCCGAGCAGTGCAGGTGGGTCTGCAGCCGGAACGCCGTCCAGCGACAGGGTCCTGAAAGGTTTCCTCCTCCAGGTTCTCCCTGCATGTCGACTTTGACGAGGTTGTCTCGGTGGACCCAGACCGCGGCGAGGACCAGCATCCCTCCCCGTCTCCATGGAGACGCCCCGAGTTCGGCCTCGCCAAGATCCAGTGCTGGACTCTGACTCAGTTCAGCAAATGTGTCTTCCTGGAGGCAGACACGCTGGTGAGTTCAACCAACCGGAGACTCCAAGGTTTGATCTAAGGAACCGTGAGGTTTAGATGTTAGAGGACTTCAGGAACTTCAGCTTCTCTCAGGTTAAAGGTTTGGGCTGAAGAAACAAACATCTGGATTTACTTTTAACAGTTTAAGGAGACAAAATCTTGTTTGAGTCTCTTGTGAGACCAGGAAAACATCTTCACTTGATACAAGAatgaaatgagagaaaaaaacatgctgaaGTTCAACAGAAGAACTTcagcttctcctccatgtttgtttgttggtgaTCAGACCATCGTCATagttaaaaatgatgaaaaaatcaAAGCCGCCAAGGAACAGTGAAGGAATGCTTTCATCTCTTCAATGTCCATACTTGACCATTGGACGCCGTCTTTGGCAGACTGTCCTTGACTGTACAGACTCTGGCTGATCAGGCTGGTTCCATCTAAGAACTGGTCTCCTGTCATGAAAACCCTTTGAAGAAAAGATGAAATGTTTGTGCTAAAAGTAATTTCACTTGACTGATTTATTTACACACTACTCCAGTTCTCTTGGTGGACAACTTTTGACAAATTAAGTCTAGACAAAATTTGGGACATTTGAATGGTTCCGTCCCCACATTGTCCGAATGCTTGTAGCACCTTGACAAAtatcctgggtcttccctggaggctccacccagtgggacatgtccCGAACACCtttccagggaggcgtccaggaggcatgcGGACCAGACGCCCGAACCGCCTCAAAGTCCAAAATCCAGTTTAGCTGTTTCTGCGAAAAACTTAGAGACGTTaatgttagaaataagaacaatgTGTAGTGAGAAGTCAGTTCTAAGGCTGTTTTCAGCTCTGTGGTCACGCCCATCTAAACAGGATGTGACATCATTCAGCATGTCTGAGGTGGGTGGGACGAACAAGACTGACAGCTGTTGGGACACGCCCACAAAAGCTGCTCCACATCTGGAGTTACAGCCTCAGAAGCGAAGATTTTTGGAACCACAAAGAGTTTCGTGAAGTTTGACAATGAGATTGAGTTTTTTTGACAACCCGCCCCTAGTGGTTACTTTGAGATCTGCATCTACACAGAAAGACCTTCAGCTGGTTCTGGTGACCTTCAGAGACTTCAGACGTGACTTGGACCTGGACAAACCGGACTTGTGAGGATGTCTGTAGACCCACCAGGACTTTCTCAGTCTGTCAGTCTGGTCGTGGTTAACACCAATGCTGGATCCATGACTGGTTCAGTTTGGAAATAAGGTCCATTTGTACCTCTGGACTCTATGGTCAGTTCTTGTCCGTCTCTGTTAGAGTTTATTCttgaaagaattatttttaGCTCTCATCTCAGCAGATCCCTCTGAGCTATGAGGCCACCAAATGTCAGCCGGTGGAAAGATTTCAGAAGATGTGAAGGTCGGAGGGCGATGGCGCAGGGGTCACTGACCGGCTCAGGAAGTTTCAGCACCACTGCTCAGTCCTGGTTTGTCTGGGTCAGGAACAAGAACCAAACCCAGGAACCAGGAACTGATTTTGTCACAACTGAAACTTCAGAATGGATAAAAACCACTAAACCTGAAGAGAGTCAGACCGAGAACAACTGAAAACCTTCTGACCAGAGACGCAGGACCTGCTAAAACCGGACCGCCTGTCCTATAGGGGACTTTGTTTACAGACCATAGTGCGGACCTGCTGAACCGCAGGTCACATGGTGTGTGTGCACCATAATGTAAACAATTCCAGTGTTCCAACATGCTGAGTCCCGGTGGACCAGGGAATTTGAGGTTCACATGGCTTGATCAGAACCTAATGGTTTAGAGTCCTGTAGGGGACTGATACTCCCCATAGACTCTCTCTGATGGTCTGACCCGCTGGATCAGAACCACATGATTCAGAGTCCTGTAGAGAACCGAGTCCCTCTCTGATGGTCTGACCCGCTGGATCAGAACCACATGATTCAGAGTCCTGTAGAGAACCGAGTCACTCTCTGATGGTCTGACCCGCTGGATCAGAACCACATGGTTCAGAGTCCTGCAGAGAACCGAGTTCCTCTCTGATGGTCTGACCCGCTGGATCAGAACCACATGATTCAGAGTCCTGTAGAGAACCGAGTCCCTCTCTGATGGTCTGACCTGCTGGATCAGAACCACATGGTTCAGAGTCCTGCAGAGAACCGAGTCCCTCTCTGATGGTCTGACCCACTGGATCAGAACCACATGGTTCAGAGTCCTGCAGAGAACCGAGTCATTCTCTGATGGTCTGACCCGCTGGATCAGAACCACATGATTCAGAGTCCTGTAGAGAACCGAGTCCCTCTCTGATGGTCTGATCTGCTGTTCCATAGGTTCTGTGTAACGTGGATGACCTGTTCCAGAGGGAGGAGCTTTCGGCGGCGCCTGACCCAGCCTGGCCGGACTGCTTCAACTCCGGCGTCTTTGTCTTCAGGCCGTCCCTCCAGACCCACTCCAGGATCCTGCAGCACGCCAGGCAGCACGGCGGCGTTGGCGGTTAGAAGCAAACAACAGTGTGCATGTTTGGATTCTCTGTCAGAGTGAAAACCGTCTCCTGTCTCAGGAGGAGACCAGAATCTCCTGAACTCCTTCTTCTCCGGctggtcggaggaggacatcCAGAAACGTCTGCCGTTCCTCTACAACCTGATCTCCAGCTCAGTCTACAGCTACCTGCCGGCGTTCCATCAGTGAGTTTGTGAGAACCGTTGGTTCTTTCAGGTTCTGCCTCCTTGACCACACAGGAACCAGCATTGGTCCAGAACCTGAACAAACGTTTGATGCAGGTTTGGCCACCAGGCAAAGATAGTCCACTTCTCAGGATCGGTGAAGCCGTGGAGCCGGCGGAAGGAGGACCGGTCCACGGATGGCATGGAGAGGTTCTACGATTTGTGGTGGAAAGAACACCTGAGTCAGTCAGTCGGGAAACAGTCTGGCAGGAGAGCCGAGAAGACCCAGGTATGGAGGATAGTCTGCAGGAACATCATACAGAACCAGCAGTTCAGTAGGTCCACTGGGTCATCCATGGTTCTGTTGCAGATCTCGGAGCACCGAGGTGAGGTTCCTGTTAGAGACCGTCTGGACATCTGCAGCTCTCTGCTGCCACACTTCACCACCCCGCCCCAGAACCAGGACCCAGAACCTCAGCCGGTCCGTCAGTCTTTGTGGTCTACTGAGATGAAGGTCTGGATCTGTTCTGGTCTGTCTATCATTGGTCCATTCACAGACCTATGACATAATTGTGATGTCACAGACCCCGCCCACAGAGTCCTCACAGGTGCTGGAGGAGGCGGGATGCTCGGAGAGACCAGAGGATCCGCCTCCAATTGAAGAGGCAGCCAGAGACGGATCTGCTCCGCCTGGAGGTGGAGATGTTCTCCTGACGTGGTCTTCCTCCCAGCAGGGGGCGGCAGAGGGGCAGGAGCTGCAGCACCGCCGGCGGTGGGAGGCCGGAGAGGCAGACTACCTGGGCAGGGATGCCTTCCAGAACATCCAGAAGATGCTGGACCGCTTCCTGGACTAGGAGATCCAGGATCCTCCACAGATCCACATCCCTGTCCCGTCATGAGCTGGTCCTGCTCTCCAGACCAGCCTGATCTGTGATGGAACCACAGGACCATAAAGCTGGTCCCAGCAGCAGCCACAGCGCCCCCACAGGCGAGGCTGGTTCACTGCATCCTCTGGTGTTTCCTGTGGAAGAACACACTCCAGAACCCCCAGCTGCCGTTCTGTGGTCCAAACCACATCTGCCCTCCATCAGCTGCACTCACACCCCCCCTGTGTTTCAATGAAAGCCTCTGAAGCCTCAGCTGCTGAAGGAAAGGGcctttcaaccaatcagagccCAGCAAAGGTCTGGATGGAACCAGACCAACATTACACGTCACCAGCATCACCCACCTATGACCTTCCGTAACCGTTCAGGTCGGGGGGCCCATGGTCTGTCAAAGCGGGTCGGGTTCTGTGAGGTGAAAAGGTGTGAGGGTTGACCAATCAGGACAAATTCTCTGAACTCAAAAGAACAattgaatgaaatggtttaattattctgaactgaaaaccagaaataaaagaaagaaaaagtctgtctGGAGAAAGGGTCGATCTGTGTGGACCAGGTGTGACCCTGTGACAGACAGGTGAGCTCCACCATTCGCTGGAACTGACCAGTGACACCTAAAAGGAGGTCAGATGGTTTATAGAACGGATGGACGGTTAACAAATGAATCACTGCAGGTTACCTGGCCAGGTGTGTTCAACCAGTCAGATCTGGAACCATATAATAAAGGGGCGGGGCCAGGTGAGACCAGGCAAATTGCAGTTTTAGcgcattctcactctcaactcctCAGATATGGACGTAGGGTTGGGGCATCTTCTGCGCCACTTTCTGACGTTTTGGGGTCCCAACTCCTCGTTTTTTGACCTTCCCATTAA
This Oryzias melastigma strain HK-1 linkage group LG2, ASM292280v2, whole genome shotgun sequence DNA region includes the following protein-coding sequences:
- the gyg2 gene encoding glycogenin-2 isoform X1; translation: MFQMFCRTTPWFCELRQTLTHSSSWVQISPSPVSPAAADEAFVTLVTSDSSSQGAAVVARSLRRHGTTRRIVVMVTPNVSEQCRFSLHVDFDEVVSVDPDRGEDQHPSPSPWRRPEFGLAKIQCWTLTQFSKCVFLEADTLVLCNVDDLFQREELSAAPDPAWPDCFNSGVFVFRPSLQTHSRILQHARQHGGVGGGDQNLLNSFFSGWSEEDIQKRLPFLYNLISSSVYSYLPAFHQFGHQAKIVHFSGSVKPWSRRKEDRSTDGMERFYDLWWKEHLSQSVGKQSGRRAEKTQISEHRGEVPVRDRLDICSSLLPHFTTPPQNQDPEPQPVRQSLWSTEMKTPPTESSQVLEEAGCSERPEDPPPIEEAARDGSAPPGGGDVLLTWSSSQQGAAEGQELQHRRRWEAGEADYLGRDAFQNIQKMLDRFLD
- the gyg2 gene encoding glycogenin-2 isoform X2, which produces MPADEAFVTLVTSDSSSQGAAVVARSLRRHGTTRRIVVMVTPNVSEQCRFSLHVDFDEVVSVDPDRGEDQHPSPSPWRRPEFGLAKIQCWTLTQFSKCVFLEADTLVLCNVDDLFQREELSAAPDPAWPDCFNSGVFVFRPSLQTHSRILQHARQHGGVGGGDQNLLNSFFSGWSEEDIQKRLPFLYNLISSSVYSYLPAFHQFGHQAKIVHFSGSVKPWSRRKEDRSTDGMERFYDLWWKEHLSQSVGKQSGRRAEKTQISEHRGEVPVRDRLDICSSLLPHFTTPPQNQDPEPQPVRQSLWSTEMKTPPTESSQVLEEAGCSERPEDPPPIEEAARDGSAPPGGGDVLLTWSSSQQGAAEGQELQHRRRWEAGEADYLGRDAFQNIQKMLDRFLD
- the gyg2 gene encoding glycogenin-2 isoform X3, which codes for MPDEAFVTLVTSDSSSQGAAVVARSLRRHGTTRRIVVMVTPNVSEQCRFSLHVDFDEVVSVDPDRGEDQHPSPSPWRRPEFGLAKIQCWTLTQFSKCVFLEADTLVLCNVDDLFQREELSAAPDPAWPDCFNSGVFVFRPSLQTHSRILQHARQHGGVGGGDQNLLNSFFSGWSEEDIQKRLPFLYNLISSSVYSYLPAFHQFGHQAKIVHFSGSVKPWSRRKEDRSTDGMERFYDLWWKEHLSQSVGKQSGRRAEKTQISEHRGEVPVRDRLDICSSLLPHFTTPPQNQDPEPQPVRQSLWSTEMKTPPTESSQVLEEAGCSERPEDPPPIEEAARDGSAPPGGGDVLLTWSSSQQGAAEGQELQHRRRWEAGEADYLGRDAFQNIQKMLDRFLD